From a single Nicotiana tabacum cultivar K326 chromosome 8, ASM71507v2, whole genome shotgun sequence genomic region:
- the LOC142163467 gene encoding uncharacterized protein LOC142163467: MEEALWAYRTTYRTLTQATPYSLVYGVEAVLPLERQIPSLRLAIQEGLIDEENARLHLEELESLNKKRLEAQQSLECYQARLSRSFNKRVRLRSFQVGDQVLMVKRPIITSRRSGGKFSAKWDGPYIVQEVYSSGAYKIVDSEGLWIGPINGKFMKGYYP; this comes from the coding sequence ATGGAAGAAGCTCTTTGGGCATATAGGACCACATATCGCACACTAACACAAGCGACCCCGTATTCGCTTGTTTATGGAGTTGAAGCAGTCCTTCCACTTGAGCGTCAGATCCCATCGTTGCGGCTTGCCATTCAAGAAGGACTcattgatgaagaaaatgctcggtTGCACCTTGAAGAATTAGAATCTCTTAATAAAAAGAGGCTAGAAGCTCAACAAAgccttgaatgttatcaagctcgtcTGTCTCGATCTTTTAACAAAAGGGTACGCCTTAGATCTTTCCAAGTGGGCGACCAAGTTCTTATGGTCAAAAGGCCTATTATTACCTCTCGTCGATCTGGGGGCAAATTCTCTGCTAAGTGGGATGGACCATATATCGTACAAGAGGTATACTCAAGTGGCGCTTACAAGATAGTTGACTCGGAAGGTTTGTGGATTGGCCCCATCAATGGAAAATTCATGAAGGGATACTATCCTTGA